A stretch of the Thermus thermophilus genome encodes the following:
- a CDS encoding transposase, protein MKKPKAVPPQVKFQAALEAIKGEKSLVELARIYNVHPNTIVKWKAELMEKGATIFSNETQGQPVRASL, encoded by the coding sequence GTGAAGAAGCCCAAAGCGGTACCCCCACAGGTTAAGTTTCAAGCAGCTCTGGAGGCCATCAAGGGGGAGAAGAGCCTGGTGGAACTCGCCCGCATCTACAATGTCCACCCCAACACCATCGTGAAGTGGAAGGCGGAGCTCATGGAGAAGGGGGCCACCATCTTCTCCAACGAGACCCAAGGTCAGCCCGTCAGGGCTAGCTTGTGA